From Pleuronectes platessa chromosome 17, fPlePla1.1, whole genome shotgun sequence, one genomic window encodes:
- the calm1b gene encoding calmodulin-1b: protein MADQLTEEQIAEFKEAFSLFDKDGDGTITTKELGTVMRSLGQNPTEAELQDMINEVDADGNGTIDFPEFLTMMARKMKDTDSEEEIREAFRVFDKDGNGYISAAELRHVMTNLGEKLTDEEVDEMIREADIDGDGQVNYEEFVQMMTAK from the exons ATG gcTGACCAACTAACAGAGGAGCAGATTGCAG AGTTCAAGGAGGCGTTCTCCTTATTCGACAAGGATGGTGACGGCACCATTACCACCAAAGAGCTCGGAACCGTCATGAGGTCGCTGGGCCAGAACCCCACAGAGGCCGAACTGCAGGACATGATCAATGAGGTGGACGCTGACG GTAATGGAACCATCGACTTTCCGGAGTTCTTGACCATGATGGCCAGAAAAATGAAGGACACAGACAGCGAGGAGGAGATTCGTGAGGCTTTCCGGGTATTTGACAAG GACGGAAATGGCTACATCAGCGCTGCAGAGCTCCGTCACGTCATGACGAACCTGGGAGAGAAGCTAACAGATGAGGAGGTGGACGAGATGATCAGAGAAGCAGACATCGATGGAGACGGACAGGTCAACTACgaag agttTGTACAGATGATGACCGCAAAGTGA
- the psmc1b gene encoding proteasome 26S subunit, ATPase 1b — protein sequence MGQSQSGGHGPGGGKKDDKDKKKKYEPPIPTRVGKRKKKTKGPDAASKLPLVTPHTQCRLKLLKQERIKDYLLMEEEFIRNQEQMKPLEEKQEEERSKVDDLRGTPMSVGTLEEIIDDNHAIVSTSVGSEHYVSILSFVDKDLLEPGCSVLLNHKVHAVIGVLMDDTDPLVTVMKVEKAPQETYADIGGLDNQIQEIKESVELPLTHPEYYEEMGIKPPKGVILYGPPGTGKTLLAKAVANQTSATFLRVVGSELIQKYLGDGPKLVRELFRVAEEHAPSIVFIDEIDAIGTKRYDSNSGGEREIQRTMLELLNQLDGFDSRGDVKVIMATNRIETLDPALIRPGRIDRKIEFPLPDEKTKRRIFSIHTSRMTVADDVTLDDLILAKDDLSGADIKAICTEAGLMALRERRMKVTNEDFKKSKENVLYKKQEGTPEGLYL from the exons ATG GGTCAAAGCCAGAGTGGAGGCCACGGTCCAGGAGGAGGCAAGAAGGATGACAAG GATAAGAAAAAGAAGTACGAGCCTCCAATTCCCACCAGAGTTGgtaagagaaagaagaagacaaagggACCAGATGCCGCCAGCAAACTCCCATTGG TCACCCCTCACACTCAATGCcgcctgaagctgctgaagcaGGAGCGTATCAAAGACTACCtactgatggaggaggagttCATCAGGAACCAGGAGCAGATGAAACCTCTGGAAGAGAAACAGGAG GAGGAGAGGTCAAAGGTGGACGACCTGAGAGGGACACCCATGTCTGTGGGCACCCTTGAGGAAATAATTGATGACAACCATGCAATTGTGTCCACCTCAGTGGGATCAGAGCATTATGTCAGCATCCTGTCTTTTGTGGATAAGGATTTGTTGGAGCCAGGCTGCTCCGTCCTGCTCAACCACAAG gttcATGCTGTGATTGGGGTGCTGATGGACGACACTGATCCCCTGGTAACAGTCATGAAGGTGGAGAAGGCCCCACAAGAAACATATGCTGACATTGGAGGACTGGACAATCAGATCCAGGAGATCAAG GAGTCAGTGGAGCTGCCTCTTACACATCCAGAGTATTATGAAGAGATGGGCATTAAGCCTCCCAAGGGTGTCATCCTATATGGACCACCTGGCACAG GTAAAACACTGCTCGCCAAGGCCGTAGCCAATCAGACATCAGCCACGTTTCTGCGTGTGGTGGGCTCAGAGCTGATCCAGAAGTACCTTGGAGATGGGCCCAAGCTGGTCCGAGAGCTCTTCAGGGTGGCTGAGGAACACGCCCCGTCCATCGTCTTCATCGACGAGATCGACGCCATCGGCACCAAGAG GTACGACTCCAACTCTGGAGGCGAGCGGGAGATCCAGAGGACCATGCTGGAGCTGCTCAACCAGCTGGACGGCTTCGACTCGCGCGGAGACGTTAAAGTTATCATGGCCACCAATCGGATAGAGACCCTGGATCCAGCACTCATCAGACCTG GGAGAATCGACCGTAAGATCGAGTTTCCTCTGCCAGATGAGAAGACCAAGAGGAGGATCTTCTCAATCCACACCAGCCGCATGACAGTCGCAGATGATGTCACCCTTGATGACCTCATCCTGGCTAAGGATGACCTATCAGGAGCAGACATCAAG GCCATCTGCACAGAAGCCGGCCTCATGGCTTTGCGAGAGCGCCGCATGAAAGTCACCAACGAGGATTTCAAGAAATCCAAGGAGAACGTCCTGTacaagaagcaggagggaacacCCGAGGGGCTTTACCTCTAA
- the kcnk13b gene encoding potassium channel subfamily K member 13b — protein MACRNGCCCGSGPINEDNARFLLLALFIIIYLFCGAAVFSALEQPKEREAKERWVQRFEHFSQQYNLSKKDLNNFLRNYEEANVAGIRVDTIRPRWDFTGAFYFVGTVVSTIGFGMTTPATIGGKVFLMFYGLLGCAATILFFNLFLERVITVIAVVLKSCHERRHSKAILPQNGRQVLEENRAAGAAGGRRGKGEDLAGWKPSVYCVMLILGVAAILVSCCASLMYSAAEGWGYLDSLYFCFVAFSTIGFGDMVSSQRVVYEGHATVAYRLGNFFFILTGVCCIYSLFNVISIVIKQVLNWLLRRLEAPCRCCFPRRGHHPHRHPRRNVVAPGHLRSRRDPSIETDAMNESETDTGRRMSGEMISMRDFLAANKVNLAIMQKQLSEMAIGHPRQSSSSSRQNGFSGGVGALGIMNNRLAETSEDR, from the exons ATGGCATGTCGGaacggctgctgctgcggctcggGTCCAATAAACGAGGATAACGCGAGGTTCCTGCTTCTGGCGTTGTTCATCATCATCTATCTCTTCTGTGGCGCCGCGGTGTTCTCCGCGCTGGAGCAGCCCAAGGAACGAGAGGCGAAGGAGCGCTGGGTGCAGAGGTTCGAGCATTTCAGCCAGCAGTACAACCTGAGCAAGAAGGACCTCAACAACTTCCTCAGGAACTACGAGGAGGCGAACGTAGCCGGGATCCGTGTGGACACGATCAGACCTCGATGGGACTTCACCGGCGCGTTTTACTTCGTGGGGACTGTGGTGTCAACCATCG GGTTTGGAATGACCACTCCTGCTACCATTGGAGGAAAAGTCTTCCTGATGTTCTACGGTCTGCTTGGCTGTGCCGCCACCATCCTCTTCTTCAACCTCTTTCTGGAACGTGTCATCACTGTTATCGCTGTGGTCCTCAAGTCTTGTCACGAACGACGCCACAGCAAGGCAATACTTCCGCAAAACGGTCGGCAAGTCTTGGAGGAAAACAGGGCAGCCGGAGCCGCGGGCGGCAGAAGAGGAAAAGGTGAGGATCTGGCTGGCTGGAAGCCTTCAGTCTACTGCGTCATGCTCATTCTGGGAGTGGCAGCCATATTGGTGTCCTGCTGCGCTTCCCTCATGTACTCAGCAGCCGAGGGCTGGGGCTACCTGGACTCGCTATACTTCTGTTTTGTGGCCTTCAGCACCATCGGGTTTGGAGACATGGTGAGCAGCCAGCGGGTCGTCTACGAGGGCCACGCAACAGTGGCGTATCGGCTGGGcaacttcttcttcatcctgaccGGCGTCTGCTGCATCTACTCTCTCTTTAACGTCATCTCCATCGTCATCAAGCAGGTCCTCAACTGGTTGCTGAGGAGACTGGAAGCCCCCTGCCGTTGCTGCTTCCCTAGGAGGGGTCACCACCCGCACCGACACCCCCGAAGGAACGTGGTGGCCCCTGGTCACCTGCGCTCCCGCAGAGACCCCTCCATCGAGACAGACGCCATGAACGAGAGCGAGACTGACACTGGGCGCAGGATGTCCGGGGAGATGATCTCCATGAGGGATTTCTTAGCAGCCAACAAG GTGAACCTGGCCATTATGCAGAAGCAGCTTTCGGAGATGGCCATCGGGCACCCGCGCCAGTCCAGCTCCAGTTCACGTCAGAACGGATTCTCAGGAGGGGTGGGCGCCCTTGGCATCATGAACAACCGGCTGGCAGAGACCAGTGAGGACAGATAG